One part of the Bacteroidales bacterium genome encodes these proteins:
- a CDS encoding type II secretion system protein, giving the protein MLKLKLLKGSTIIEVIVAMMLIMLCYGIITVIFLNIKKTGNNRLKLNAYLLIEHVIQETNKEKSFFDEDYEYDNLIIYKTVSKYQKSEDLKEICFEANNKDGNIIIEKKYIVLVK; this is encoded by the coding sequence ATGCTTAAATTAAAATTACTAAAAGGCTCAACAATTATTGAGGTTATAGTTGCAATGATGTTGATTATGTTATGTTACGGTATTATAACAGTAATATTCTTAAATATTAAGAAAACCGGAAATAACAGGTTAAAATTAAATGCATATTTATTAATTGAACATGTAATTCAAGAGACAAATAAAGAAAAAAGTTTTTTTGATGAAGATTATGAATACGATAATCTAATAATTTATAAAACAGTATCAAAATATCAAAAATCTGAAGATTTAAAAGAAATATGTTTTGAAGCAAACAATAAGGATGGTAACATAATAATAGAAAAAAAATATATTGTATTAGTAAAATAA